The following proteins are encoded in a genomic region of Rissa tridactyla isolate bRisTri1 chromosome 5, bRisTri1.patW.cur.20221130, whole genome shotgun sequence:
- the HADH gene encoding hydroxyacyl-coenzyme A dehydrogenase, mitochondrial: MAFATRHFVRTAASTSSAAATAAAKKLVVKHVTVIGGGLMGAGIAQVAAASGHTVVLVDQSDEILKKSTKGIEESLKRVTKKKFADKPEAGAEFIEKTLKNLSTSTDAVAVVHSTDLVIEAIVENQEIKNELFKRLDKFAPEHTIFASNTSSLQITQLANSTTRQDRFGGLHFFNPVPMMKLVEVIKTPMTSQKTFESLLDFSKAVGKSPVSCKDTPGFIVNRLLVPYMMEAVRLFERGDASKEDIDVAMKLGAGYPMGPFELLDYVGLDTSKYIIDGWHSLEPNNPLFAPSPLLNKLVQEKKLGKKTGEGFYKYK; encoded by the exons ATGGCCTTCGCCACCCGCCACTTCGTGCGCACTGCCGCCTCcacctcctctgccgccgccacGGCGGCCGCCAAGAAGCTGGTCGTCAAACATGTGACGGTCATCGGTGGCGGCCTCATGGGCGCCGGCATCGCCCAG gtTGCAGCAGCCAGTGGTCACACTGTGGTGTTAGTAGACCAGTCAGATGAAATCCTTAAAAAGTCTACAAAAGGAATTGAAGAGAGTTTGAAGAGAGTGACAAAGAAGAAATTTGCAGATAAGCCTGAG GCTGGTGCTGAGTTCATTGAGAAGACCTTAAAGAACCTCTCAACAAGCACAGATGCAGTAGCAGTGGTCCACAGCACGGATCTGGTGATAGAAGCCATTGTGGAGaaccaggaaattaaaaatgaactCTTCAAGAGGCTGGATAAGTTTGCTCCAGA GCATACAATATTTGCGAGTAATACGTCATCCTTGCAAATCACACAGTTGGCAAACTCGACCACCAGGCAGGACCGATTTGGTGGTCTCCATTTCTTCAATCCTGTGCCTATGATGAAGCTTGTGGAG GTCATCAAGACTCCAATGACCAGCCAGAAGACTTTTGAATCACTTCTGGATTTCAGTAAAGCAGTAGGAAAGAGTCCTGTCAGTTGTAAG GATACTCCGGGGTTTATTGTAAACCGTCTCTTGGTGCCATATATGATGGAAGCTGTTCGGCTTTTTGAGAGAG GAGATGCATCAAAGGAAGATATTGATGTTGCTATGAAGCTTGGGGCTGGCTATCCCATGGGTCCATTTGAACTGCTGGACTATGTTGGGTTGGATACCAGTAAATACATTATAGATG gATGGCATTCCTTAGAGCCCAACAATCCTCTTTTTGCACCCAGCCCACTCCTGAATAAACTGGTACAAGAAAAGAAGCTGGGTAAGAAGACTGGAGAAGGattttacaaatacaaatga